The following DNA comes from Macrobrachium rosenbergii isolate ZJJX-2024 chromosome 37, ASM4041242v1, whole genome shotgun sequence.
AGCAGTCGCTAGGTCAAGGAAGATTATTTTAAgggggtgaggaatgagagattttccaggaaggggcaatgttttcccaCAACTTGTCTTTGCTAGTCAGCGGTGTCATTGACGTGACTATCCTTGTTTCAACTGAATAAACGTAAATCAAGTCTATACGGTGCATAATGGCACTCTCAGAGGGCGAGGTGACTTACAAGAGGTCTCCCTCGTGATATTCGTGACACGATAGCCTATTtagtaaattctttattttccattgatGTGAAATGTCTCCTTATAAGgatgataacatgaaatgaaataaggtAAGGCATATTTCAACAAGTCAAATTTATACCCTACAAAATGGGCAAACTAATTCGGGcaaagtgaaacaaataaaaacactcggtataccataaaatcatttttgaCATCATGAACTATTACAGACTTTTGATGTATTTCTCacttgaaaatttcataaatattttaattaaagttttaaataatgGACAAGAAGCTGAAGTGACGAACTTAGGCTGAACACGCAAAACCAAAACTGTAACATTACAAGACACAATTAATTGTAGCATAATTAATCAACCTTCGTTGGTGGAATCCAACCGACACAGCCTATACAAGAGTGACCATTTACATAATCGGACTTTCCAAATATGACCGTTTTCTTTGTATTCACACAACTGGGAGGTATAAAGTTATCAACTTTGGTTCCATACAAAAGAATTCCGATGTCCTGGTGCAATCTTTTATCGCCAGGCGTTTGACTCATAACTGGAAGATAGACGCATCTAGAGAATGACGTTCTCTACACCTGGAAAGATGTCACGTTCGATTTATCTTTCACGTAAAAATATTCCGTTCTTATCTCGGGAATAATATTCCTTAACTCCGTGCTGAACCCTGATAGTATAATGATGGTTGGTCGATTGCTGACAATGCAATATTTTACTCCATATACCGAAAGGTACTGcaaaattacttatattagacATGGTTAAATTTGTTTCAGAAACTGAGTTGGTTGTGTTAAAGCACAGCCAACTCGGGGAAAACCCGAAGACAGAATCAGCAGCATAAAAAATATGTAGTACTAACTTTCAATACATTTTGAATTTCACTCTTCATGACTTTTAGAACATATTTTGTTATGGCTCTCCTTCTGGCACTCTGTATCTTACACTTACCAATACAGGAAGTGAAACAAGGTGTTCCATCACCATtacacagaataaaaacaattcctCAGGGATAATTTTATTGAATTAATGGATTTGGCTAAAAGCTCCTCggttatacatatgcatatacaggcATATTTAGTCATATAAACAGGAACTTTTGCATGTGTTCCAATGTGCCTCAAAAGTGTGAAAACTCCTGCTTaaataatttatgattatatatatatatatatatatatatatatatatatatatatatatatatatatatatatatatatatatataagtatgtatctTTGAACCATTGTAAGAAGCACAACGCAATTTTCTACTAGACTTAATTGGACCTGCATAGTTGTTTTTCTTAGTTAAACAATGAATGTCCAATTTTTAAAGGTCACCGGGACAGCTAAAGTAAACAAATTATTCAACTTGGAAATGAGAGCTTAAATACATTATACACCTGACTGCAAACCAAATAATTCATCTAGTTTTTATCGTTACCCATTTTCCCTACAATCCAGATTGAAATTTTTCTCCGCAAAGTATCCTAGTATGCAAAAGCAGTTGTAGaaattattttatcagtaatCATCGGGGAACGTTCCTTAGGGTAGGGGTACGATTCAGCGCAGCCATTATATCGCCGACGATTCTGCGCGGTCATTTCAGCGCCAAAAATTTCAGCGACAGCCGTCTCAGCGCAAGAAGaaattccaactctctctctctctctctctctctctctctctctcgtgaggatgccatattgtttggaaggcTCTATCATCTCTATGTCTAAAACGCAGTTGAGAGTCATCAGGTAGTTTGATGTTTTCAATGATTACAATGGTTTTACTGACAATTTTAAAGGAAACATTTAACGACTTCCTGTCTAGTCATTTGTAAACCATGGAGCAAGCAATTCAAAATCAGAGAGGACGAGTGAAATTctgccatgatgatgatgatgacgatacacacacacgcacgcacacacacacacatatatatatatatatatatatatatatatatatatatatatatatatatatatatatatatatatatatatatatatatatatatatatattaaagaatcccacaggaaaatgacaggcagcagaagttcagtaccaagcgctttcacgtttattaacgcatcgtctgggcacaaatgagacagatgaaaagaaggttacaaagtaacccagacgatgcgttaataaacgtgaaagcgcttggcactgaactgaacttctgcctgtcattttcctgtgggattcgcttatacactgaagtcacgtgcatctactgtgaattttaagcatatatatatatatatatatatatatatatatatatatatatatatatatatatatatatatatgataaaaaaaaaaaagcaagacacAAGCAAATGTAAAGTTTTGGAGATGTCATGAAGACGGTAGATGTCGCGCTAGCATTCAAACATTAGAAGAAGCAGTTCTAAAAATTAATGGTCACACCCATCCGCCGTCTGCAGTGGCAGTAGAAGTCGAAAAGGCGAAAACGTATGCACGTCAGAGAGCTGAGAACACTTACGAAGCACCAAGTACTATAATCAACAAATCTCTGGAATATATGTTTCAAGCTGCCTAACCGACAAGCGATGCGTATAGTTGTTCGGCGCAAAAGGAATGCAGCTAACCCGGTTCCTAAAAACCCAAGATCCATTGAAGATTTAGAATTTCCTGAAGGATGCGAAGTCCATAAGCCCACGCCTGAAACTGggggaaaatttttcataatggATCTGGGGATTTTTGGTAAGGAGACCTGGTTGATACATCTAGCAACTTCAACCATCTGGTATGCTGATGGAACATTTGCTATTGCACCTCaattatttcttcaagtttacaTTATCTTAGTCAAGATATTCGATGGTGTCCACCCCATACGATATGAACTCTTGCAGAATAAGCAGCGTGCAACATATGTGGGAATGCTAGAAATAATGAAGGAGATGGTACCATGTGCACTGCCCAGTGTCATCAACTTTGATTTTGAGCTTGCAGTTTTGACAACCATGAAAGACTGTTTTCCCGATGTGCAAATCAGAGGCGCTTTGTTTCACTTATCTCAAATTTTACTAAAGCAGAACAAAAGTCACGCGGGTCACATATTTTCGTATAATAACAGCTGGGACTTTGTTTTACAGGTAAAATTGATACTAGCTCTTTCATTTCTCCCAGTAATGACCTTGCCCGTCATGTGAGGAGCTAGTTCCGCTTTTGAATTGGTTTGAAGACAACTTCATTGGCCGTGCACACCGGAGAGGAATTGGGAGAAGGACACCACTGTTTCCCACAGACATTTGGAACATAAATGTTTCACCGAAGGCTTCAAGGAGAAGATAGAACTAATGATCGTGCTGAAGCGGCGAGCAGAGGGCTGCGTGCAGAGCTAGGAATGTTGCATCCAACAATTTGGAATTTCATTGATGAGCTGAAGTTAATCCAGAAAGGACGTGATGAATATTTCGAAAAACTTACAGTTGGTCATGAGCCACAACAAAAGTTACTGGAATACAGAAAGGCAGACAAAAGAATATCACAAATTGTATCGCATTATGGCAACAGAAATGAAGTCGAGTATTTGCAAGCTATTGCGCATAACTTATTAAACTAGGTTtcctgaattttgtattttgggCTATTTTTAACtgccttatttatttacatattagaattagtatgtgtaattttaattaataaaatattttgaatcccggaatgtttcattaaaataaatgtattagtATATTAGAATCAGTATGTGTAgttttaatcaataaaatattttgattcccGGATGCTTGTTCAACACCTTCTCTTTTGTTTAGGAAATTATTACTGTCTTATAATTGTAAAAGTTATGTATGGTTTTTTAATGCTTCTGGCGCTGAAACGGCTGTTGCTGAAATTTTTGAAGCTGAAATGTCTTGGCACTGAAACGACTGAGCTGAAATGGCGTCGCTGAACTGGCGGCGCTGAAATGGGCTACCCCGTTCCTGGTCCCTTCCAATCGGGGTATGCGACATTGCCATCTGTTCAGAGCTAATCTTCATCTTCAGAGCATCTGTCTCGACGTAACCAAGCGACTATCACCTCAGTGACTAAGATGATGGCCGCCAAGCACATTCCGATTCCCCATATTACACCAAGACCCTGGAAGAAATATTTACAGTCACCGTTCGGGTGTATAAATTTATGCAAACTCTTCAAGTGTTCCTAAGAATATGGTCTCCATGGAGACGGCTAAAGGAACAATTTTTCGTTATTATTGGATTTCTGTTCTTCATCTCTACTTCTATAATAAAAAGGTTTTGCAATAACCTTTAAGAGCGTATATTTAACCTTCCTCATGGCCGTACTTTCCTAATCCTGTTCTGTTTCTTCCTCTTGTAAACAAACACTGATTCCGGCCATCTCAAAGAAAGGTGACCATTCTAATTCTTTCAACTACTGTCTTATTTCTTCAACTTCCAAGGAACAACTACAATATTCAAAACTTTCTTCGGCTCTCACTTTCTTCAACACTTTCAATCAACTCCATTCTTTCCAATAACAAATATGGCTTGGCTTCCGTAGGGCAAGATCTCATggctacctcctttcatatctcaGTGATGGCTGGTTACCTTAGCTGCAGAACCTTACAGAATCTTTCGTCATCATTCTTCACATCTCTAAGAATCTGATGGTCTGTAAAAGGCTCAATTAGTCAGAAGTCCCACTTAGGCGCTCTTCCTCTGTAAATCTATCTCTAGTTGCTTGACCTGAACTCTACCGATTTTCCTGTTCATGATTTTAATATGATTCAcccttaaaaaatagaaaataaaaaaagggcttAGGTCTAACTGAACTGAGGTCATCGGTGTGGCCTTGAAAGCGGCACCTCCGGAGCTATTTTTCCACagtaagttattttctttttccggtTTAATGAAGCTTTATGTTAGCCTTATCTGTCACTGTTTCGATTATTGCTCTTGTCTCTAGAGTGTATCATCTTTAGGTTCTCTCCTCGACAGAACTGAACCAGAGGCACTTTATATGACTGCTGGCTGGTGTAGATTAAGCCGGTCTTGAGTTAGCACGGCTCCCTGCCCTAAGATAGCCTATAGGTGTGGGTAGGTGTGAAAGAGAATAATATAAGAGGCCTAGCGTTGACCTCCAGATCCTTTCCGCCAAGACAGTTGTTAGATCAATGACCTGCTCCTTATAAACCTCTCACTTCAACGATTTCCTTCCTACTGTTCAGTGCCCTTCCATTTTCTCTGACCACGCGGCACCCGTCGGACAACCTTTTCACACATTTACTGTTTAAATCAGTGGGGTGACTGTTTCTTTCCCTCCACCACCACGCTTATACCTAGTGTGGGACACGCCGAGTAACCTACAATCAATCAACCTTCAGGCTTACGATAGTTAAGGGCACTGGATTGTTCGTCTCACTCACCTCTGCACCAAAAGACAAACATCGTCAAGTAAAACTGCATTATATTAACCACCGAAACTTCGTGGAAACTGTGAACTTGGGAGTCAATGGGCTTGGTCATTCCTCGGAATTTTCTCCCCTCTGTATTTCAAGAatcatttgaagtttttttttttccaagcggATTTACTACCACTTAACCAATGGTACTTGGTTCCCTTCAGTGGCTAGTTAAAACTACATTAAATTTTTGGGATGGAAGTATGTACTTcatttaaatggaaatgaaatatgaacgaacaaggattatttatatatatatatatatatatatatatatatatatatatatatatatatatatatatatatatatcgaatatcaCCAAATCATTGGCATACCAAGGAACAGGAAATATAATTCAGATGCtgcaaacattaaaaaagaaaacctatAACCAATTACGACAGAAAGACACTTACATACTACAGAAGACGACCATTaaattctacaaaacaaaaagGCGAAACTATTACGAAGATGTTAAGCGAATAAAACTCAAAACTATTACCCAGATGCTGCCAATGCCGATGGGATCCATCAGCGCGACTTTTATTGGTGGATTTGCGCAGGCCGTTATGTTGTTGCTATTGGTGTAGACCCAGTACTTGTATAGACCCGCTTCTACTATACGGCGAATTCTGTTGAGAGAAACCTTTATTTTTacgcattctttttattttcattcctttgttcCTTGAAGAAACTGTTAGTTAATATTGTCTTGGGAAGTTATTATGTCTGGATTTGTAATGCAGCCTCCTCTGATTCTATTAAAATGCTATTTTAATTATGTGCTGTACTTGGTAGCTCTTGATTATCAAATACTGCTAAAAAGTATTTGGTAAAAAAGAACTCTGGTCTAGATACCAGACGACCGACAAGAAGCCAATTTTGGCTTCAGCTTGGTCAAATGTACTGAACAGGAAACTTCTAAAAAGTTTACACTTGACAAAGCTGAAGCTAAAATTGACTTCTTTTCGGTCAGGTAGTGTATAGAACAGCGCTCTGTCCCTCGTTCCTCGTAATAAATTTcccatatgtatatactgtattagcGTAACTGATCTGTTTGTTCTGGGGAACGAAAAATCTTAACGAACTTTGAATTTAACGATGAAACGGTTAACCTCAATATAATCAAGTAGATCAGCGTATAAAGCatctcaaaagaaatttgaatccAGTGAGAGGACCTCAGTGCCGATCATAAATGCTACTGCCTTCATCTCGAGAACCCCGAAGGTTTACAAAAGGAATCCTTTGGGTTCtagaagagaggaggaagtgaGGGTGCTGGCTATATCCTATGTATCTGGTACATTTTTTACCTTTCTGCACTCCAATATGTTTACATGAAATTTCACAAGATGACTCAGTAAGATGCATATCTCTGGCATAATAGACATGGGAAAAACATTTAGGCATACGATAAAAAGTTATATTCTTTACATATCTATATCTTTTCCGCTGATGAGCTTGGACTAGCCTAAAGATAGCATTGGTTATGATCAGTCCTAAAAAAATCCCAtagtagacctctctctctctctctctctctctctctctctctctctctctctctctctctctctctctctctctccttctatccGCAGACAGTTTTCTTTTGTGTGACAGCAATTACCGGCTATTCTTCCCCGTTCTAAAGGAAAATTCAATGACGTAATCTTACCTGACATTAATAGCGGGTGTGAGAGGGCTGTTCTTCTGAATGACCATGGCATACATCGTCGGGACGAATTTCTCCTTCGCTATGTAGAAGTCGCATCGTCCTTTAGGTCGAATGTAGGATAATATCAATACAAAATACGCAACCGTAAATGTGAGAATTGGTAACATGTTAAATCTTATTTGGGGGACCAAAATTGTGGCAATACGGCTTCTAATTCCAACCTTGTGAAGATAATCCTGAatcatttagaaatatttaatttctttattttcttgaactGAAAATAACGAGGAACTTTTCCCAGGATTTACATCACTGCTACCCAGAAACAAAATTggaaaccaaaatataaaaaccctaggagtgaaaaaaagaaactataatagaaaatgacataaaaaatacaaattaacaagagaataatacatacaaatgaaagttgtataaaattacatataagaCAACCATAAACAATCGAAATGGTTCCCTACCTGTCAGAGAGAAATACTTGTCGAAATACAGGAGTGCGGTCGAGACGTCGAATATCTGGATGTAACCTTTGTCTCTGATGAGCGGGTAGTAGATCATGAAGTCCCTCATCTTCAGGTCGACATACCGCCCGGCCCTTCCCTGGTCGTCAAGCTTCCTGATGTCTCCTGAAGGGACCCtctgggtacagaacaaacagaGCGACTGGTGCAGATGTTTGACTGTAGTCATATATGGTCTATCTCTTtaacagtgtatgtgtgtatgactgGAGTAATATGATAGACTGCTGAATAAAACAGTTCAGGTAGATATATGGTGCCCGTCCCAAGAATCAAAAGTCGGAGACCGAGTTTAACTGACACAGGTGGACTTCAGAACTCggttaatagaatagaatatagaattttggccaagggccaagtgctgggacctctgaggtcattcagcaatggaagggaaattgacagtagggtttgaaag
Coding sequences within:
- the LOC136825497 gene encoding uncharacterized protein, with product MALRYIPHPIQTARDVIDASSRKIILEQFTSYTDILKRVPSGDIRKLDDQGRAGRYVDLKMRDFMIYYPLIRDKGYIQIFDVSTALLYFDKYFSLTGRCDFYIAKEKFVPTMYAMVIQKNSPLTPAINVRIRRIVEAGLYKYWVYTNSNNITACANPPIKVALMDPIGIGSIWGLGVIWGIGMCLAAIILVTEVIVAWLRRDRCSEDED